The Helicobacter sp. 11S03491-1 sequence TATTTTGCTAAAATCATATCAAGCAATATTATAAAGGTTTAAAATGATGGATATAAATATAATCAAAAAAATACTCCCACATCGTTACCCTATGCTTTTAGTTGATAGAGTTGTTGATTTAGAAGCCCAAAAAAGTATCAGAGCATATAAGAATATCACTATCAATGAAGAATTATTTTTGGGACATTTTCCAAAACAGCCTATTTATCCGGGTGTAATGATCGTAGAGGGTATGGCCCAAGCAGGAGGTATCTTAGCTTTTGTTAGCACTTGGGGAGACGATCTTAGCGTTGCTGAAGAAAAAATTGTTTATTTTATGACCATTGATAAAGTCAAATTTCGCATACCTGTTGTGCCCGGCGATCGTTTAGAATATCAAATCAATGTTCTCAAACATAAAGGGACTGTATGGCAACTGGAAGGCAAAGCATTGGTTGAAGAAAAAATTGTTGCCCAAGCAGAAATAAAAGCTATGGTTACAGATAGAGATAAGGAAATGCCATGACAGAACAAAATACAACAACGATAGCCCAAACAGCTATCA is a genomic window containing:
- the fabZ gene encoding 3-hydroxyacyl-ACP dehydratase FabZ, translated to MMDINIIKKILPHRYPMLLVDRVVDLEAQKSIRAYKNITINEELFLGHFPKQPIYPGVMIVEGMAQAGGILAFVSTWGDDLSVAEEKIVYFMTIDKVKFRIPVVPGDRLEYQINVLKHKGTVWQLEGKALVEEKIVAQAEIKAMVTDRDKEMP